Genomic window (Sediminispirochaeta smaragdinae DSM 11293):
CTTTTCCCTCAGGGCATAGAAGGCATCATCGAGGCCATAAACGGGGACAGCACAGGGCCGTATCGTCGGGTTCGTTTTTCCATCCCCGTCGATGATGCGTATCTCGAGGTCAACGGCCATATCCCCTTGCCGCCCTATATCAGAAGGGAAGATACCGAACTGGATGAGGAGCGCTACCAAACCGTTTATGCACGGCATCCAGGATCGGTAGCGGCCCCTACAGCGGGCTTACACTTTACCGAGGAAACCTTTACGGCCTTGAAAAAGCGCTCTATCCCCGTGGCCCGGCTAACGCTCCATGTGGGACTCGGGACCTTTCTCCCTGTTCGCAGCGAAGAGATTACCGATCATGAAATGCACCGTGAGCGTTATGAGATTTCCCAGGATGTAGCCGATACGATTAATCGAGCGAAGTACGACGGGCGAAAGATTGTTGCAGTGGGAACCACATCGGTCAGAACCCTTGAATCTGCCTGGGATACCGAGGAGGGCTGCATACGGACAGGAAGTGCCGAAACACGGCTGTTCATCTATCCCGGTTATACCTTCAAGGTGGTAGATCGCCTTTTTACCAATTTTCATACCCCGAAATCGACGCTCCTGATGCTGGTCAGCGCCTTTGCAGGAAAAGAATTGATAGATGCCGCCTATGCCGAGGCACTGAAAGAGCGATATCGCTTTTTCAGCTATGGTGATGCAATGTACATTCAATAGGTGGATTGGTCCATCTTTTCAAAGGCGTCTCTGACTTTCTGAAGGCGTGCAAGATCCAGGGCGATAAACTCACCATAGTCCAGCTCTCCCTGATCGATGCGGTAGACTTCATCCTCCCATTCTTCGACCTCATCAAGGTGCACATAGTCAACGGTGTGAAGCTTTGCCCACCAGGTCAGTGCCTCTTTCCAATAGGAAAGAGCAGCCTTATAGCAGCTTTCGGCAGTCTCCAGGGAGTCGAGGTTTGCCGATTTCCAGGGATAGTTATAAAAATAGGCTTCCCGTTTATCGTATTTCGATGCAAGTCCCCGATACTGTTTCACCAGCTCCAGGTTTACATGCATATAAAAGAGCGTTCGGTAGCGCTGCCACTCCTCTCTGTCGTCGATACGGGCCAGTGCGTTCAGGGGATTTGCAAAGGGAGAACGTAAGGCCCGTTCCAAGTACCAGATATTCTCCTGATACTCTTCGGGATAACGGTAGAGGTTTTGGTGATAGAGACGATAGAATTGTTCTGCATATTCTATTTTGTAGGCCGAACCTGCGACGGGAAGAAAGATCATCAAAATTACGCATAGAAAGTAACATTGCACCCTCATATGCTTATTATCGACCGTCGCGCACAATACTCCACACTTTTTCGGCAAGCTCCTCTTTTGCAAGTGCTCCGTCGAGACGATGAATCTTCATCCCGCTCTTGACATAACGGTCAAGGGTATGCTCATAGCGTTCACGCACCCGTTTCTGTAAAGCAAGAGTTTCGAAGATATCACGCTGATCACGATCCGACATGCGGCGTTCGCACTCTTCGGGAGCGAGGTCTATATAGATCAGTCGCTCGGGAAGGGGGAACATGCTATTTATCTCATATACAATGTCGAAATCGACATCAAGGGATTGGTATGCTAAACTCGAAAAAAGATAACGATCTCCAATGACAGCTATATGCTTATCGAGCAATGAGAGGATACCGCCTTTTCCGAAGAGGTGTTCATAGCGGTCGGCAACAAAGAGTCGGGCAAGGGTCTCGGGGTGGTATGGTAGCTGCCCTGCGAGAACCTTTCTGATGACTACGCCGATCTCGGAAGCGGTGGGTTCAAAGGTCAGCTGTACCGCTTTTCCCTTCAGCTTACAGCGATCGGCAAGGAGTAAGGCTTGTGTAGTGGTTCCGGCTCCATCGAGGCCCTCGAATACCGTGTATCCGCTAAGAATTTTCTGCTCTTTCATGGCGAAACCTTACCCGCTTTCCCATCTCTTGTCGATAATGTATGATGGAAAAGAGGGAGAATTGGCAATATCTTTAGAAGGGATATATCTCCCGTACTTGCAGGGTTAGGAAACTGAAAGGGATTACGTTCTCAATAAAACTCCATACAATTGTCGTTTTCCTTATTTTGGTGGCGGCAACAACGGCGCTGTTTTTCCCCCTTCAGCGGCGTCTTGATACCCTCATGGAGTCATGGCAGAGACAAACCATAGCCGCGGTCGAAAAACAATTCGGATATACCATCAATTATGAACGTATCAGGCCCACTATCCTGGTTCGTTTGGAAATTTTCAATGCACGAATAAGTGATGGCTCGGATACTCTTCTGAGTCTCCAACGTCTTTCGATACAATACAATATCATCCGTCTGCTACGAGGGGACATAGAAGGTGCCGTCAGCAAGATTATTCTTGTTAATACGACCCTTCACATCGATGCCGAAAAGGATAGTAAGCTTCTTTCCCTTTTCTTTTCGGATAGATCGCAAAGCAAAACCGCAATCACGACCACGCCTTCGCCTCGGCTTCCGTCGGTTCCTGATTTAACCATACGAGGAAACAATGTCAATATCGACTATAGTAGCAGTACGTTCTCATTGTCGGTAGAAAACCTCTTTTTTTCGTTGCAGGGTGGGCAGGCTCCGCATTTTTCTTCCAGAGGCAGGATCACGTTTTCACTGAAAGGAGCTGAACAACCTTCCATTGCCGCCCCCTTTCAGGCATTGATCACGGCGGAAGGAACGTGGAAAAGTAGTGACACTGCGGGAATCACCATCGGTCTTCGTGATCTCCAGTCTCCATTCATGACAATTCCTACGGTACGGTTTCATGCCAGCCTGGATGGAGAAACACTCATTGTTGAGAAAGCGGCGGATCGCATTCCCCTTGATCTTAGTCTGAGTCACGATTTTTCCGAGTCTGTCACACAGCTTGAAATTCTATCGGAAGCCTTTGTTCCGTCGTCGTTTCTATCCCTTCGGGGGGATTATGATTCGATTAACCCTTGGCTGCGTAATAGTTACAGCGGGAAGATGGAGTTTCGATACGATAAGAATCACTCAAGGCTAACGTATTCGACGGATATGGCCGCACAGTTGCGATATGTCTCCGGGTTTGAATTGCCATTTCCCCTCAATCATCATGTTCAGATTGCGGCAACCGGTGATGAAAAGGGAATGAAAATCGACCTTTTACGTGTTACATCTTCGGATATGGATTTTCGTC
Coding sequences:
- the queA gene encoding tRNA preQ1(34) S-adenosylmethionine ribosyltransferase-isomerase QueA, yielding MKTSDFSFDLPEELIAQTPSEKRGASRMLVVDRKSGTFRHLHTSDFPEIVEDDVLLVVNDSKVRKARLFGSSETGGKVEFLLLHPDSQDHCLWTAMVSKAKKQRPGKRFLFPQGIEGIIEAINGDSTGPYRRVRFSIPVDDAYLEVNGHIPLPPYIRREDTELDEERYQTVYARHPGSVAAPTAGLHFTEETFTALKKRSIPVARLTLHVGLGTFLPVRSEEITDHEMHRERYEISQDVADTINRAKYDGRKIVAVGTTSVRTLESAWDTEEGCIRTGSAETRLFIYPGYTFKVVDRLFTNFHTPKSTLLMLVSAFAGKELIDAAYAEALKERYRFFSYGDAMYIQ
- the tmk gene encoding dTMP kinase, translated to MKEQKILSGYTVFEGLDGAGTTTQALLLADRCKLKGKAVQLTFEPTASEIGVVIRKVLAGQLPYHPETLARLFVADRYEHLFGKGGILSLLDKHIAVIGDRYLFSSLAYQSLDVDFDIVYEINSMFPLPERLIYIDLAPEECERRMSDRDQRDIFETLALQKRVRERYEHTLDRYVKSGMKIHRLDGALAKEELAEKVWSIVRDGR